A portion of the Scleropages formosus chromosome 15, fSclFor1.1, whole genome shotgun sequence genome contains these proteins:
- the mrpl33 gene encoding large ribosomal subunit protein bL33m, translating into MFLTAVNLARAKSKRLLVEMVSAAGTGYTFTAKRNRLKEKLVMRKLDPIVKQHVLFIEKRKIRTL; encoded by the exons atgtttcttacAGCTGTAAATC TTGCCAGGGCCAAATCCAA GAGGCTCCTGGTGGAGATGGTGAGCGCAGCGGGGACGGGATACACCTTCACTGCCAAAAGGAACCGCCTGAAGGAGAAGCTGGTGATGCGCAAGCTGGACCCTATAG TGAAACAGCACGTCCTTTTCATTGAGAAGAGAAAGATCCGAACCCTCTGA
- the LOC114912331 gene encoding uncharacterized protein LOC114912331, protein MLKTLTKKLRRQSLSEIHPFQLKISYHGSEDGGESEDSEGENQELAQIDRERRRNCGLTPLATSQQHNQGALSPAQLRRLRVLLDPALDRHSSEEELERISRDFLQPAGEGRKWTLHQCAAEHSSASSDDEVKDLCGPPELGSCTAAAPSPVLFSASPPRGLRPPARGQVRPVTLTHFDQPAAPYRRHRMGYSGDQGRPSLDLEKMQQKMLLKKNCGGKTRTIKIRNLNSSRPPPRYAYDPSVFAFRSLSTVSPRSSLTPPEEPPAT, encoded by the exons ATGCTGAAGACTCTGACGAAGAAGCTGCGCAGACAGTCCCTCAGTGAGATACACCCGTTCCAGCTCAAG ATCTCGTACCATGGCAGCGAGGATGGGGGGGAGAGCGAGGACTCGGAAGGGGAGAATCAGGAGCTGGCCCAGATCGACAGGG AACGACGGCGAAACTGCGGGTTGACCCCGCTGGCCACGAGCCAGCAGCACAATCAGGGGGCGTTGTCTCCAGCCCAGCTCCGGCGTCTCCGGGTGCTGCTGGACCCCGCGCTGGACCGCCACAGCTccgaggaggagctggaacGCATCAGCCGCGACTTCCTGCAGCCGGCCGGAGAGGGCAGGAAGTGGACGCTGCACCAGTGCGCCGCCGAGCACAGCAGCGCCTCCAGCGACGATGAAGTGAAGGACCTGTGCGGGCCACCGGAACTGGGGTCCTGCACTGCTGCCGCACCCAGCCCCGTCCTCTTCAGCGCCTCCCCGCCACGTGGACTCCGCCCTCCCGCCCGGGGCCAGGTGCGGCCCGTCACCCTGACCCACTTTGACCAGCCGGCGGCACCCTACCGGAGGCACAGGATGGGGTACAGCGGCGACCAGGGGAGGCCCAGCCTGGACCTGGAGAAAATGCAACAG AAGATGCTTCTCAAAAAGAACTGTGGAGGGAAGACCAGGACCATAAAGATCAGG aacctgaacagcagccGTCCACCTCCCAGGTACGCCTACGACCCCTCCGTCTTTGCCTTCCGCTCCCTGAGCACCGTCTCCCCCCGCAGTTCGCTCACCCCCCCGGAAGAGCCCCCGGCGACCTGA